The following coding sequences lie in one Actinomyces capricornis genomic window:
- a CDS encoding alanine/glycine:cation symporter family protein: MTPTSIQDWLLRIDDWFYTYLLAAVLVAVGVYMTVRSGAVQLRHLGTMLQSIAGSRGGAHGGISSFQAFAVGLAARVGIGNIAGVALAVVAGGPGALFWMWVVALVGMATSFVESTLAQIFKERGRDFTFRGGPAYYIKNGLGSRAWGRVFAVMCIISVGVTVVMVQTNALAGVITATVSDVKPWMVGVFLVMLTGPVVLGGLKSVARVTEWLAPIMALIYIMATAVVIVLNIGELDDVLGSVFRGAFGADQALFGVAGGVLAAVLNGVRRGLFSNEAGLGTVPNAAGTATVAHPVRQGLIQSFGVFIDTILVCTATGMLILLATDTYQPGNPSLEGAVLTQQAVVEHLGAWTTWPMVVLIFVLVFSTVLGCYSYAQVNVNFLGGEHRAEQLFGLVLTGAAFAGCVLSLPIVWALTDIALGLLGLLNLVVIVRLMPWAVGALRDFEAQRARGVEPVFVGHANPLLPGDVVPGIWEADGRQPGARQPADRGGADRG, from the coding sequence ATGACTCCCACCAGCATCCAGGACTGGCTCCTGCGCATCGACGACTGGTTCTACACCTACCTGCTGGCGGCCGTCCTGGTGGCCGTGGGCGTCTACATGACGGTGCGCTCGGGTGCCGTGCAGCTGAGGCACCTGGGCACCATGCTCCAGTCCATCGCGGGCTCACGCGGAGGGGCCCACGGGGGCATCTCCTCCTTCCAGGCCTTCGCCGTGGGGCTGGCCGCCCGCGTGGGCATCGGCAACATCGCCGGGGTGGCACTGGCGGTGGTGGCCGGCGGCCCCGGCGCCCTGTTCTGGATGTGGGTGGTGGCCCTGGTGGGTATGGCCACCAGCTTCGTGGAGTCCACCCTGGCCCAGATCTTCAAGGAGCGCGGGCGAGACTTCACCTTCCGGGGAGGACCCGCCTACTACATCAAGAACGGGCTGGGCTCGCGTGCCTGGGGCAGGGTCTTCGCCGTCATGTGCATCATCTCGGTGGGCGTGACCGTGGTGATGGTCCAGACCAACGCCCTGGCCGGCGTCATCACCGCCACGGTCAGCGACGTCAAGCCGTGGATGGTGGGGGTCTTCCTCGTGATGCTCACCGGGCCGGTGGTCCTGGGAGGGCTGAAGTCGGTGGCCCGCGTCACCGAGTGGCTGGCGCCGATCATGGCCCTCATCTACATCATGGCCACCGCCGTGGTCATCGTGCTCAACATCGGTGAGCTCGACGACGTGCTCGGCTCGGTCTTCCGGGGCGCCTTCGGCGCCGACCAGGCCCTGTTCGGCGTTGCCGGCGGCGTCCTGGCGGCTGTCCTCAACGGTGTGCGCCGCGGCCTGTTCTCCAACGAGGCGGGCCTGGGCACCGTGCCCAACGCCGCGGGCACCGCCACGGTGGCCCACCCGGTGCGCCAGGGCCTCATCCAGTCCTTCGGCGTCTTCATCGACACGATCCTGGTGTGCACCGCCACCGGCATGCTCATCCTGCTGGCCACCGACACCTACCAGCCCGGGAACCCCTCCCTGGAGGGCGCGGTCCTGACCCAGCAGGCGGTGGTGGAGCACCTGGGGGCCTGGACCACCTGGCCGATGGTGGTGCTCATCTTCGTCCTGGTCTTCTCCACGGTGCTGGGCTGCTACTCCTACGCCCAGGTCAACGTCAACTTCCTGGGCGGGGAGCACCGCGCCGAGCAGCTCTTCGGCCTGGTGCTCACCGGTGCGGCCTTCGCCGGATGCGTGCTGAGCCTGCCGATCGTGTGGGCCCTGACCGATATCGCCCTGGGCCTGCTGGGCCTGCTCAACCTCGTGGTCATCGTGCGCCTGATGCCCTGGGCGGTCGGGGCGCTGCGGGACTTCGAGGCCCAGCGCGCCCGCGGGGTCGAGCCGGTCTTCGTCGGCCACGCCAACCCCCTGCTGCCCGGCGACGTCGTCCCCGGCATCTGGGAGGCGGATGGACGGCAGCCCGGTGCGCGGCAGCCGGCGGACCGGGGCGGCGCTGACCGCGGCTGA
- a CDS encoding alanine/glycine:cation symporter family protein gives MPSINEILTTASDLLFSWVLVVLLVAGGLFLTVRTRAVQVRHAAGILSAVRGSRSGAYGGITSFQAFAVGLASRVGTGNIVGVALALIMGGPGAVLWMWVVAVLGTATAFSESTLAQIFKVRRPDGTYRGGPAHYIARGMGLPALGVVFAVVFMIANGLAMPMLQANAIVSSLASATPITPQVGALIIVALTAPVLLGGLRSIARTAELLAPVMALAYLVLVVVILLTHPVQAWQALESIWGSALGLRQGLAGVAGGAFAALLNGVRRGLFSNEAGLGGAACAAGSATVAHPVQQGFIQAFGVLVDTLLICTATALAILVAGPEVYAPGVTTAEAANTLTQDAIAHLVGQWSRGPMVILIVVLAYTTIIGAFSYAQICLDYLTDRPGAARLLQVSAVACAAVGSLQALTTVWALADVMLGLGAILNLVAILVLSRWVVGALRDWEAQTRHLRAGEDGSAQGAGVRGAGDWAGTGGPAFHADSPHLPAELSTAAWPRRPRP, from the coding sequence ATGCCGTCTATCAACGAGATCCTCACCACCGCCTCGGACCTGCTGTTCTCCTGGGTGCTCGTGGTCCTCCTCGTCGCCGGGGGCCTGTTCCTCACGGTGCGCACCCGCGCCGTCCAGGTGCGCCACGCGGCCGGCATCCTCAGTGCCGTGCGCGGCTCTCGCTCGGGCGCGTACGGGGGCATCACCTCCTTCCAGGCCTTCGCCGTCGGGCTGGCCAGCCGGGTGGGGACGGGCAATATCGTGGGGGTGGCCCTGGCCCTCATCATGGGCGGCCCCGGTGCGGTGCTGTGGATGTGGGTGGTGGCCGTCCTGGGCACGGCCACGGCCTTCAGCGAGTCCACCCTCGCCCAGATCTTCAAGGTCCGGCGCCCCGACGGCACCTACCGGGGAGGGCCGGCCCACTACATCGCCCGGGGCATGGGACTGCCGGCCCTGGGGGTGGTCTTCGCTGTGGTCTTCATGATCGCCAACGGTCTGGCCATGCCCATGCTCCAGGCCAATGCCATCGTCTCCTCCCTGGCCTCGGCCACGCCGATCACCCCGCAGGTGGGTGCGCTCATCATCGTGGCCCTGACCGCGCCGGTGCTCCTGGGCGGCCTGCGCTCCATCGCGCGCACGGCCGAGCTCCTGGCGCCGGTGATGGCACTGGCCTACCTGGTCCTGGTCGTGGTCATCCTCCTGACCCACCCGGTCCAGGCCTGGCAGGCACTGGAGTCGATCTGGGGCAGCGCCCTGGGCCTGCGCCAGGGCCTGGCCGGAGTGGCCGGGGGCGCCTTCGCCGCGCTGCTCAACGGTGTGCGCCGCGGCCTGTTCTCCAATGAGGCCGGCCTGGGAGGGGCCGCCTGCGCCGCCGGCTCGGCCACGGTGGCCCACCCCGTCCAGCAGGGCTTCATCCAGGCCTTCGGGGTACTGGTCGACACCCTGCTCATCTGCACCGCCACCGCCCTGGCCATCCTCGTGGCCGGCCCCGAGGTCTACGCCCCGGGAGTCACCACCGCCGAGGCGGCGAACACCCTGACCCAGGACGCCATCGCCCACCTGGTGGGCCAGTGGAGCCGCGGGCCCATGGTGATCCTCATCGTCGTCCTGGCCTACACCACGATCATCGGGGCCTTCTCCTATGCCCAGATCTGCCTGGACTACCTCACCGACCGCCCCGGGGCCGCCCGGCTGCTCCAGGTCTCGGCGGTGGCCTGCGCCGCCGTCGGCAGCCTCCAGGCGCTGACGACGGTGTGGGCCCTGGCCGACGTCATGCTGGGCCTGGGGGCGATCCTCAACCTGGTGGCCATCCTGGTGCTCAGCAGGTGGGTGGTCGGGGCCCTGCGGGACTGGGAGGCCCAGACGCGGCATCTGCGAGCGGGGGAGGACGGCAGTGCTCAGGGCGCGGGCGTCCGGGGCGCCGGTGACTGGGCGGGCACTGGCGGCCCCGCCTTCCACGCCGACTCCCCCCACCTGCCCGCCGAGCTGAGCACCGCGGCCTGGCCGCGGCGGCCCCGGCCCTGA